From Xenopus tropicalis strain Nigerian chromosome 3, UCB_Xtro_10.0, whole genome shotgun sequence, the proteins below share one genomic window:
- the LOC100486258 gene encoding NXPE family member 3-like isoform X1 — MKPSLLWIVFVCTLCFLFGFFYRFTQIESFSRHYPHEIHEDTQSGSSPAPAPSPEDKELQNLLTMTAWNIAPLPGAFQLSTSHRTSSYTLLHPRPTYTMGETIEVLITVKDHKGRPKTYGGDFFNVKLYSASMKAGVSGSVQDYNNGTYTATFLLVWPGETKISVRLIHSSEAIAILHEKRDSRPDKVYFHGHFQLNGTREVVECNFDLPGRDVCEYYDAGSGEKWVCLRPKNLPCNSYREHSSGGNRDILNNTEKQFLSMSFTDQEIPNNLKPLNVLPTNISRDGRRTKCTSGLPIPDPSGFYYRDLWESLVCSNQHFPDGSSVASCLAGKSVYMFGDSTLRQWWEHIVDFVPSLKQIDLHLEHNPGPLLAVDTEHNYLVQWRAHQKPLRMEKTWIRELHSIASELDNLGGRKDMVIVFNCWAHFLTFPIEIYVRRLRGIRDAVKRLLEHNPKIKILIKSANTGYRFDHGSDWLSIQLDTVMRAMFSDLPVTILDVWQMTSCHREPENLHPPKVIVKNEVDLMLSFICPS; from the exons ATGAAACCATCTCTCTTATGGATTGTTTTTGTCTGCACTCTGTGCTTTCTTTTTGGG TTCTTCTACAGATTTACACAAATAGAATCTTTTAGCAGACACTACCCCCATGAGATCCATGAAGATACACAGTCAGGGTCTTCTCCAGCTCCAGCTCCATCCCCTGAAGATAAAGAGCTGCAGAACTTGCTGACAATGACAGCATGGAACATTGCTCCACTCCCTGGTGCCTTCCAGCTTTCCACAAGTCATAGAACTTCTTCCTACACGTTACTGCACCCCCGTCCCACCTATACCATGGGAGAAACCATAGAAGTTCTAATCACAGTCAAGGACCACAAAGGTCGCCCAAAGACATATGGGGGAGATTTCTTTAATGTGAAACTTTACTCTGCCAGTATGAAAGCCGGAGTCAGTGGATCTGTCCAAGACTATAACAATGGGACCTACACAGCAACGTTTCTTCTCGTCTGGCCAGGAGAGACGAAGATCTCAGTTAGACTTATCCATTCAAGTGAGGCCATTGCTATTCTACATGAGAAGAGAGACTCACGTCCGGACAAG GTATACTTCCATGGGCACTTTCAATTAAATGGAACCAGAGAAGTGGTGGAGTGTAACTTTGACCTCCCTGGACGAGATGTTTGTGAATATTACGACGCAGGCAGCGGTGAGAAGTGGGTGTGCCTCCGGCCGAAGAACCTCCCTTGTAACTCATATCGGGAACACTCTTCTGGAGGCAACCGTGATATCCTCAATAATACGGAGAAGCAATTCCTCTCAAT GTCTTTTACTGACCAGGAAATTCCAAATAATCTGAAACCACTGAATGTACTGCCGACAAATATCAGCAGGGATG GGAGAAGGACAAAGTGCACATCAGGGTTACCAATTCCAGATCCTTCAGGGTTTTATTATCGGGATTTGTGGGAGTCTCTTGTCTGTTCCAACCAGCATTTCCCTGATGGTTCCAGTGTAGCCAGTTGTCTGGCTGGAAAAAGTGTCTACATGTTTGGAGATTCCACCCTGCGCCAATGGTGGGAGCATATAGTTGACTTTGTACCCT CACTCAAGCAGATAGACCTCCATTTGGAACACAATCCAGGTCCTCTGCTAGCAGTAGACACAGAGCATAATTACTTGGTCCAGTGGAGAGCTCATCAGAAGCCATTGCGCATGGAGAAGACTTGGATAAGGGAACTTCACTCCATTGCGTCGGAACTGGACAATTTGGGAGGACGAAAAGATATGGTTATAGTTTTCAATTGCTGGGCTCATTTCCTCACCTTCCCCATAGAAATATATGTACGACGACTTCGTGGAATCAGAGATGCAGTTAAAAGGTTATTGGAGCATAACCCTAAAATCAAGATCCTTATAAAATCAGCCAACACCGGGTATCGATTTGACCATGGAAGTGACTGGCTCTCTATTCAGCTTGACACAGTGATGAGAGCCATGTTCTCAGACTTGCCAGTCACTATACTGGATGTTTGGCAGATGACTTCCTGCCACCGAGAGCCAGAAAATCTCCATCCGCCAAAAGTCATTGTCAAGAATGAAGTTGACTTAATGCTCTCATTTATCTGCCCTTCCTGA
- the LOC100486258 gene encoding NXPE family member 3-like isoform X2 — protein sequence MKPSLLWIVFVCTLCFLFGFFYRFTQIESFSRHYPHEIHEDTQSGSSPAPAPSPEDKELQNLLTMTAWNIAPLPGAFQLSTSHRTSSYTLLHPRPTYTMGETIEVLITVKDHKGRPKTYGGDFFNVKLYSASMKAGVSGSVQDYNNGTYTATFLLVWPGETKISVRLIHSSEAIAILHEKRDSRPDKVYFHGHFQLNGTREVVECNFDLPGRDVCEYYDAGSGEKWVCLRPKNLPCNSYREHSSGGNRDILNNTEKQFLSMSFTDQEIPNNLKPLNVLPTNISRDGRRTKCTSGLPIPDPSGFYYRDLWESLVCSNQHFPDGSSVASCLAGKSVYMFGDSTLRQWWEHIVDFVPYL from the exons ATGAAACCATCTCTCTTATGGATTGTTTTTGTCTGCACTCTGTGCTTTCTTTTTGGG TTCTTCTACAGATTTACACAAATAGAATCTTTTAGCAGACACTACCCCCATGAGATCCATGAAGATACACAGTCAGGGTCTTCTCCAGCTCCAGCTCCATCCCCTGAAGATAAAGAGCTGCAGAACTTGCTGACAATGACAGCATGGAACATTGCTCCACTCCCTGGTGCCTTCCAGCTTTCCACAAGTCATAGAACTTCTTCCTACACGTTACTGCACCCCCGTCCCACCTATACCATGGGAGAAACCATAGAAGTTCTAATCACAGTCAAGGACCACAAAGGTCGCCCAAAGACATATGGGGGAGATTTCTTTAATGTGAAACTTTACTCTGCCAGTATGAAAGCCGGAGTCAGTGGATCTGTCCAAGACTATAACAATGGGACCTACACAGCAACGTTTCTTCTCGTCTGGCCAGGAGAGACGAAGATCTCAGTTAGACTTATCCATTCAAGTGAGGCCATTGCTATTCTACATGAGAAGAGAGACTCACGTCCGGACAAG GTATACTTCCATGGGCACTTTCAATTAAATGGAACCAGAGAAGTGGTGGAGTGTAACTTTGACCTCCCTGGACGAGATGTTTGTGAATATTACGACGCAGGCAGCGGTGAGAAGTGGGTGTGCCTCCGGCCGAAGAACCTCCCTTGTAACTCATATCGGGAACACTCTTCTGGAGGCAACCGTGATATCCTCAATAATACGGAGAAGCAATTCCTCTCAAT GTCTTTTACTGACCAGGAAATTCCAAATAATCTGAAACCACTGAATGTACTGCCGACAAATATCAGCAGGGATG GGAGAAGGACAAAGTGCACATCAGGGTTACCAATTCCAGATCCTTCAGGGTTTTATTATCGGGATTTGTGGGAGTCTCTTGTCTGTTCCAACCAGCATTTCCCTGATGGTTCCAGTGTAGCCAGTTGTCTGGCTGGAAAAAGTGTCTACATGTTTGGAGATTCCACCCTGCGCCAATGGTGGGAGCATATAGTTGACTTTGTACCCT